From the Lathyrus oleraceus cultivar Zhongwan6 chromosome 4, CAAS_Psat_ZW6_1.0, whole genome shotgun sequence genome, one window contains:
- the LOC127137961 gene encoding uncharacterized protein LOC127137961, which yields MKGMLLFFKMFYIRYVDVFVEMFFIRYVNVLWSYVFVLVRLGDPKPLECNSIAENRLAKKEKDPKSFSIPCVLGNHVIGKALLDLGASVSLMPLAVCNRLNLGETQTTRMSLQLADRFVKYPIGILEDIPVRLSQLYIPTDFVVMDIKEDEEIPILLDRPFLSMAEAIIYVKRRKMNFEVGDEKVEFILSKFLMAQP from the exons ATGAAAG gtatgttgttgttttttAAG ATGTTTTATATTAGGTACGTTGATGTTTTTGTGGag ATGTTTTTTATTAGGTATGTTAATGTTTTGTGGAGCTATGTTTTTGTTTTGGTAAG acttggTGATCCTAAACCCTTAGAATGTAACTCTATTGCTGAAAACAGACTTGCTAAAAAGGAGAAAGACCCCAAAAGTTTTTCTATACCTTGTGTTTTAGGAAATCATGTTATCGGTAAAGCACTTTTGGACTTAGGAGCCAGTGTAAGCTTAATGCCTTTAGCCGTTTGTAATAGGTTGAACCTAGGAGAAACGCAAACAACTAGGATGTCccttcaattagccgatagattCGTTAAATATCCAATAGGAATattagaagacatcccagttaggCTTAGCCAACTCTATATTCCAACagattttgttgtcatggacattaaagaagaCGAAGAAATCCCAATCCTCCTAGATAGACCATTCTTATCAATGGCTGAAGCCATAATATATGTCAAGAGAAGAAAGATGAATTTTGAAGTAGGTGATGAAAAAGTAGAATTTATACTATCAAAATTCCTAATGGCACAGCCATAG